In Lytechinus variegatus isolate NC3 chromosome 12, Lvar_3.0, whole genome shotgun sequence, a single window of DNA contains:
- the LOC121425387 gene encoding uncharacterized protein LOC121425387 isoform X1: MRKLSTQSSLASSTPDDRCPLHLDAIQDAYNLPCGHAACHECLYAIATASRKYRRPHITCPVCQKTSPFEPEQKELEEAQFRAESRCELSRSPSISDDPRSRSSSLSSHGGSTAALSPIRRRESMKINKELDVNASKLTISNDPMVNKRVTITLRLCDQDGKIIIPKSNTYVRGTILFPDGEPKEIELLPYRPQSLGINDLTHSFEKVFVPQSVGKYEVDIPVSDNSKEHIIAYILVKPSGGKVFDLRGMSKFKNPHDIFLTGGQYVITDKGNHRIIVTDREGVVQMEFGSTPPKGLKRIGPFAIAGDPGAYYVTDDANKCVLQFVRTTAKLRLWAKVGPSPTGIALDIEHVYVADARESNVRAFNRHAQQLFTIAYPGNLDGAISYPWFIKINSKGNLVVADRNNCRIQIFDPHSKKSLLLISPDLCGKRWHCRGLALDRLDNIYVTCRRTDSWCMYNKETVMVFSASGDYLGNFGELCEFNYIRGIAIDDDQATALVVDGANHRIKGYRL; the protein is encoded by the coding sequence ATGAGGAAGCTGAGTACGCAGAGTTCTTTGGCCAGTAGTACCCCCGATGACCGGTGTCCACTGCACCTTGACGCCATCCAGGATGCCTACAATTTACCATGTGGCCATGCAGCTTGTCATGAATGTCTGTACGCCATTGCAACAGCGAGCAGGAAATACCGAAGGCCACACATCACATGCCCTGTATGCCAGAAGACATCCCCGTTTGAACCAGAACAGAAAGAACTTGAGGAAGCACAGTTCAGGGCGGAATCAAGGTGTGAGTTGAGTAGAAGTCCCTCCATCAGCGATGACCCGAGAAGCCGATCGAGCAGTTTGAGCAGTCATGGTGGAAGCACCGCTGCGTTGTCTCCTATCAGACGTCGGGAGTCTATGAAGATCAACAAGGAGCTTGATGTGAATGCATCTAAGCTAACCATCTCAAACGACCCCATGGTCAACAAACGCGTCACCATCACACTCAGACTATGTGATCAGGACGGGAAAATTATCATTCCGAAAAGTAACACATACGTCAGAGGAACAATTCTATTTCCTGATGGTGAGCCAAAGGAAATTGAGCTTCTCCCGTACCGACCACAGTCGTTAGGAATCAATGATCTCACACATTCCTTCGAGAAAGTGTTCGTTCCACAGAGCGTTGGTAAGTACGAGGTTGATATTCCAGTCTCGGACAACTCGAAAGAACACATCATTGCTTACATCCTGGTTAAACCAAGTGGTGGGAAAGTGTTTGATTTACGAGGgatgtcaaaatttaaaaaccCTCATGACATATTCCTTACAGGAGGCCAGTACGTCATTACTGACAAGGGCAATCACCGAATAATCGTAACCGATCGCGAAGGAGTCGTCCAAATGGAGTTTGGTTCAACTCCACCTAAAGGGTTGAAAAGAATCGGACCGTTTGCAATTGCGGGCGATCCAGGCGCATATTATGTGACAGACGATGCGAATAAATGCGTACTGCAATTCGTGAGGACAACGGCGAAACTGCGTCTCTGGGCGAAGGTAGGGCCATCACCGACAGGAATCGCCCTCGACATCGAACACGTTTACGTTGCGGACGCGAGAGAAAGCAACGTCCGGGCCTTCAACCGCCACGCGCAACAGCTCTTTACCATTGCCTATCCTGGAAACCTAGATGGTGCTATCAGTTATCCCTGGTTCATCAAGATCAACTCTAAAGGTAACCTTGTGGTTGCGGACAGGAACAACTGCAGGATCCAAATCTTCGATCCACATTccaaaaagtctcttcttttAATCTCACCAGATCTCTGTGGAAAGAGATGGCACTGTCGCGGACTTGCTCTGGATCGTCTTGATAATATCTACGTGACCTGTAGGCGGACAGACTCGTGGTGTATGTATAACAAAGAAACGGTTATGGTGTTCAGCGCGTCAGGAGATTACCTAGGAAATTTTGGAGAACTTTGTGAATTCAACTATATCCGGGGCATTGCCATCGACGATGACCAGGCAACTGCCCTAGTCGTAGACGGAGCCAATCACAGAATCAAAGGGTACCGATTATGA
- the LOC121425387 gene encoding uncharacterized protein LOC121425387 isoform X2 gives MRKLSTQSSLASSTPDDRCPLHLDAIQDAYNLPCGHAACHECLYAIATASRKYRRPHITCPVCQKTSPFEPEQKELEEAQFRAESRCELSRSPSISDDPRSRSSSLSSHGGSTAALSPIRRRESMKINKELDVNASKLTISNDPMVNKRVTITLRLCDQDGKIIIPKSNTYVRGTILFPDGEPKEIELLPYRPQSLGINDLTHSFEKVFVPQSVGKYEVDIPVSDNSKEHIIAYILVKPSGGKVFDLRGMSKFKNPHDIFLTGGQYVITDKGNHRIIVTDREGVVQMEFGSTPPKGLKRIGPFAIAGDPGAYYVTDDANKCVLQFVRTTAKLRLWAKVGPSPTGIALDIEHVYVADARESNVRAFNRHAQQLFTIAYPGNLDGAISYPWFIKINSKGNLVVADRNNCRIQIFDPHSKKSLLLISPDLCGKRWHCRGLALDRLDNIYVTCRRTDSWCMYNKETVMVFSASGDYLGNFGELCEFNYIRGIAIDDDQATALVVDGANHRIKGYRL, from the exons ATGAGGAAGCTGAGTACGCAGAGTTCTTTGGCCAGTAGTACCCCCGATGACCGGTGTCCACTGCACCTTGACGCCATCCAGGATGCCTACAATTTACCATGTGGCCATGCAGCTTGTCATGAATGTCTGTACGCCATTGCAACAGCGAGCAGGAAATACCGAAGGCCACACATCACATGCCCTGTATGCCAGAAGACATCCCCGTTTGAACCAGAACAGAAAGAACTTGAGGAAGCACAGTTCAGGGCGGAATCAAGGTGTGAGTTGAGTAGAAGTCCCTCCATCAGCGATGACCCGAGAAGCCGATCGAGCAGTTTGAGCAGTCATGGTGGAAGCACCGCTGCGTTGTCTCCTATCAGACGTCGGGAGTCTATGAAGATCAACAAGGAGCTTGATGTGAATGCATCTAAGCTAACCATCTCAAACGACCCCATGGTCAACAAACGCGTCACCATCACACTCAGACTATGTGATCAGGACGGGAAAATTATCATTCCGAAAAGTAACACATACGTCAGAGGAACAATTCTATTTCCTGATGGTGAGCCAAAGGAAATTGAGCTTCTCCCGTACCGACCACAGTCGTTAGGAATCAATGATCTCACACATTCCTTCGAGAAAGTGTTCGTTCCACAGAGCGTTGGTAAGTACGAGGTTGATATTCCAGTCTCGGACAACTCGAAAGAACACATCATTGCTTACATCCTGGTTAAACCAAGTGGTGGGAAAGTGTTTGATTTACGAGGgatgtcaaaatttaaaaaccCTCATGACATATTCCTTACAGGAGGCCAGTACGTCATTACTGACAAGGGCAATCACCGAATAATCGTAACCGATCGCGAAGGAGTCGTCCAAATGGAGTTTGGTTCAACTCCACCTAAAGGGTTGAAAAGAATCGGACCGTTTGCAATTGCGGGCGATCCAGGCGCATATTATGTGACAGACGATGCGAATAAATGCGTACTGCAATTCGTGAGGACAACGGCGAAACTGCGTCTCTGGGCGAAGGTAGGGCCATCACCGACAGGAATCGCCCTCGACATCGAACACGTTTACGTTGCGGACGCGAGAGAAAGCAACGTCCGGGCCTTCAACCGCCACGCGCAACAGCTCTTTACCATTGCCTATCCTGGAAACCTAGATGGTGCTATCAGTTATCCCTGGTTCATCAAGATCAACTCTAAAGGTAACCTTGTGGTTGCGGACAGGAACAACTGCAGGATCCAAATCTTCGATCCACATTccaaaaagtctcttcttttAATCTCACCAGATCTCTGTGGAAAGAGATGGCACTGTCGCGGACTTGCTCTGGATCGTCTTGATAATATCTACGTGACCTGTAGGCGGACAGACTCGTGGTGTATGTATAACAAAGAAACGGTTATGGTGTTCAGCGCGTCAGGAGATTACCTAGGAAATTTTGGAGAACTTTGTGAATTCAACTATATCCGGGGCATTGCCATCGACGATGACCAGGCAACTGCCCTAGTCGTAGACGGAGCCAATCACAGAATCAAAGGGTACCGATT ATGA